From a region of the Mauremys mutica isolate MM-2020 ecotype Southern chromosome 12, ASM2049712v1, whole genome shotgun sequence genome:
- the LOC123346971 gene encoding olfactory receptor 2B2-like yields the protein MTLLGNTTIILLSWLDPHLRTPMYFFLSNLSFLDLCYTTSIGPQMLVNFRSTHKSISWAGCVAQLYVSLSLGLTECLLLAIMAYDRYAAICHPLRYTAIMSHRFCLQLAATAWFCSFGNSMLHTIRTMRLPRCGRNEIEHLFCEVPALLKLACVDTSANEAEVLASSVIFLLVPLGFILMSYGYIGAAVLKIHSAKGRLKAFNTCASHLAVVSIFYGTGISTYLQPPSSYSQHQGKIVALFYTMVAPMLNPLIYTLRNKEVHRALQRALRRNMTTQGV from the coding sequence ATGACCTTGCTTGGAAACACCACCATCATCTTGCTCTCATGGCTAGACCCCCATCTCCGCAcgcccatgtatttcttcctcagcaACCTCTCTTTCCTGGACCTCTGCTACACCACCAGCATTGGCCCGCAGATGCTGGTAAATTTCCGAAGCACCCACAAATCCATCTCTTGGGCTGGCTGCGTGGCCCAGCTCTACGTCTCCCTTTCTCTGGGTTTAAccgagtgcctcctgctggctatcATGGCCTATGACCGCTATGCCGCCATTTGCCATCCGCTGCGCTATACCGCCATCATGAGCCACCGCTTCTGCCTGCAGCTGGCGGCCACCGCCTGGTTCTGCAGCTTCGGCAACTCCATGCTGCATACCATTCGCACCATGAGGCTGCCCCGGTGTGGGCGGAACGAAATTGAGCACCTCTTCTGCGAGGTGCCGGCACTCCTCAAACTGGCATGTGTCGACACCTCTGCCAATGAGGCCGAGGTCCTCGCCAGCTCAGTGATTTTCCTGCTGGTCCCACTGGGCTTCATCCTGATGTCCTACGGCTACATAGGTGCCGCCGTGCTGAAGATTCACTCTGCGAAAGGCAGGCTCAAGGCCTTCAACACCTGTGCCTCCCACCTGGCCGTGGTGTCGATCTTTTATGGCACGGGCATTTCCACGTATCTACAGCCTCCATCCAGCTACTCCCAGCACCAGGGCAAGATAGTCGCCCTCTTCTACACCATGGTGGCCCCCATGctcaaccccctcatctacacgctgaggaacaaggaggtgcaCAGGGCGCTACAGAGGGCACTGAGGAGAAACATGACCACCCAGGGGGTCTGA